Proteins from a genomic interval of Salinarchaeum sp. Harcht-Bsk1:
- a CDS encoding molybdopterin-dependent oxidoreductase, whose product MRETLQPKRTALFATVAGLAGLAVGYASGGWTRDYYAVVISDWVTEQTPAAMMNWAIQELGSTAETLQVLSAIGLAFAVLAAIAAVGLVVGYWHADAFLTGAALSTLLAGALAFVLTGDLLQTVLVAVGVGLPVAVGEYGGTALGKPRPVDPERREVVGVLGALLGIGVISKVLGDFLTSEAFQIDAEPLADAESLRERVETAQTTSLGIEGVQPPISEIGDFYNVSKNAAPEIVQESNWRLRVTGEVDEEIELNYRELREHESEDRFIALRCIGDSLNGDLLDTALWTGIPLAALFEEAGLQASHVEMHAADGYVASVPRETLENGFLAYGMNGDLLPREHGFPARIHLPGTWGELNVKWIEELHATNDPVEGFYEERGWNGHARVPAVAKIWTQPTNELEDGRQEVGGHAYAGDRGVETVEVSVDGGETWNEAELAEPLPGEDVTRQWRYRYRKEEEHEVVARVIDGEGDLQPQERSDAFPAGPSGWVSKTVIP is encoded by the coding sequence ATGCGCGAGACACTGCAGCCAAAGCGCACGGCGCTGTTCGCCACGGTCGCGGGACTCGCCGGGCTCGCGGTCGGCTACGCCAGCGGCGGCTGGACGCGGGACTACTACGCGGTCGTGATCTCTGACTGGGTCACGGAGCAGACCCCGGCGGCGATGATGAACTGGGCGATCCAGGAGCTCGGCTCGACGGCCGAGACGCTCCAGGTGCTCTCCGCCATCGGGCTCGCGTTCGCCGTCCTCGCCGCCATCGCCGCGGTCGGCCTCGTCGTCGGCTACTGGCACGCCGACGCGTTCCTCACCGGCGCCGCCCTCTCGACCCTGCTCGCCGGCGCGCTCGCGTTCGTCCTGACCGGCGACCTCCTCCAGACCGTTCTCGTCGCCGTCGGCGTCGGACTCCCCGTCGCCGTCGGCGAGTACGGCGGCACCGCGCTAGGCAAACCGCGGCCGGTGGATCCCGAGCGCCGGGAGGTCGTCGGCGTCCTGGGCGCGCTGCTGGGCATCGGCGTGATCTCGAAGGTCCTCGGCGACTTCCTGACGAGCGAGGCGTTCCAGATCGACGCCGAGCCACTCGCGGACGCCGAGTCGTTGCGCGAGCGGGTCGAGACGGCGCAGACGACGAGCCTCGGCATCGAGGGCGTCCAGCCGCCGATCAGCGAGATCGGTGACTTCTACAACGTCTCGAAGAACGCCGCGCCGGAGATCGTCCAGGAGTCGAACTGGCGGCTCCGGGTCACCGGCGAGGTCGACGAGGAGATCGAACTGAACTACCGCGAACTCCGCGAACACGAGTCCGAAGACCGGTTCATCGCGCTACGCTGCATCGGCGACTCGCTCAACGGCGATCTGCTCGACACAGCGCTCTGGACGGGCATCCCGCTCGCGGCCCTCTTCGAGGAGGCCGGCCTCCAGGCGAGCCACGTCGAGATGCACGCCGCCGACGGCTACGTCGCGAGCGTCCCCCGCGAGACGCTGGAGAACGGCTTCCTCGCGTACGGCATGAACGGCGATCTCCTGCCGCGCGAACACGGCTTCCCGGCCCGGATCCACCTCCCCGGCACGTGGGGCGAACTCAACGTCAAGTGGATCGAGGAACTCCACGCCACGAACGACCCCGTCGAGGGGTTCTACGAGGAGCGCGGCTGGAACGGCCACGCTCGCGTCCCCGCCGTCGCAAAGATCTGGACCCAGCCGACGAACGAACTCGAGGACGGCCGCCAGGAGGTCGGTGGCCACGCGTACGCTGGCGATCGCGGCGTCGAGACCGTCGAGGTGTCCGTCGACGGCGGCGAGACCTGGAACGAAGCAGAACTCGCGGAGCCGCTCCCCGGCGAGGACGTCACGCGCCAGTGGCGCTATCGTTACCGGAAAGAGGAGGAGCACGAGGTCGTCGCGCGCGTGATCGACGGCGAGGGGGATCTCCAACCCCAGGAGCGTAGCGACGCCTTCCCCGCCGGACCGAGCGGCTGGGTGTCGAAGACGGTGATACCGTGA